In Thermosipho atlanticus DSM 15807, one DNA window encodes the following:
- a CDS encoding Mur ligase family protein, translating into MTRIIFLSIVAASFLIRSFYSLHMLQLEEYSEKKFIRWIFSHLDRYFSNFVFLISIILYFFNPLYAIPFGLFSLYLDIRKFVLRKKKKPLVFTKRLRRLLTVSFTIFLIFFVEVIIYNTILLDICTFSLVLFNSIYFWLINGLMIPIERLINNYYFKDAVRKYRRLKPLTIAVTGSYGKTSTKYFIHHIVSEYYKTLMTPESYNTTMGITKTIREKLDKSHEIFVVELAENDSYGYNKLLKLVQPEISVLTSIGVQHFEEFDSMEKIFETFKEYLENEKSGKMLIVNLDDENVKKVISKISNKKIITCGIENNEADYVVKDLKQEKNGSKFRLLTPNDVSFEIETNVFGIENIRNLLLAIVTAFEIKVPVEEVLERVKDIQRPKHRLEIIRDDTITVIDDTFNSNPKGFKMALEYLKLYNGRRKIVVTPGFVELGEIEDEEHYKLGKSLSKYADYVFLVGKDRTKEIKKGLLDSNFPEERIFVVDTLEEVTEIFKKFLKQGDVVLFENDLPDNYM; encoded by the coding sequence ATGACTAGAATCATCTTTCTCAGTATAGTAGCTGCAAGCTTTCTAATAAGATCGTTCTATTCACTTCATATGCTTCAACTTGAAGAGTACTCAGAAAAAAAATTTATAAGATGGATTTTTAGCCATCTTGATAGATATTTTTCGAACTTTGTTTTTTTAATTTCAATTATTCTCTACTTTTTCAATCCTCTCTACGCCATTCCATTCGGACTTTTTTCTCTATACCTAGATATTCGAAAATTTGTTTTAAGAAAAAAGAAAAAACCGCTGGTTTTTACAAAAAGACTTAGAAGGTTATTGACTGTTTCATTTACAATCTTTTTAATTTTCTTTGTTGAAGTAATAATTTACAACACAATACTCCTAGATATCTGTACTTTTTCTCTTGTGCTATTTAATTCCATTTATTTCTGGCTAATAAATGGCCTTATGATTCCCATTGAAAGGTTAATAAACAACTATTATTTCAAAGATGCTGTTAGAAAATATAGAAGGTTAAAACCTTTAACCATTGCCGTAACCGGTAGCTATGGAAAAACAAGCACAAAATATTTTATTCATCACATTGTTTCAGAATATTATAAAACTCTAATGACTCCCGAAAGTTATAACACCACAATGGGTATTACAAAAACGATAAGGGAAAAACTTGATAAATCTCATGAAATCTTCGTAGTTGAGCTAGCCGAAAATGATTCATATGGATACAACAAACTTTTAAAACTTGTTCAACCTGAAATTTCGGTTTTAACATCCATTGGTGTTCAACACTTCGAAGAATTTGATAGTATGGAAAAAATCTTTGAAACTTTTAAAGAATATCTTGAAAATGAAAAATCTGGAAAGATGTTAATAGTGAACCTAGATGATGAAAATGTAAAAAAAGTAATCAGCAAAATTTCGAATAAGAAAATAATAACCTGTGGAATTGAAAATAATGAAGCAGATTATGTAGTAAAAGATCTCAAACAAGAAAAAAACGGTTCTAAATTTAGGCTTCTAACTCCCAACGATGTAAGTTTTGAAATTGAAACTAACGTATTTGGAATTGAAAATATAAGAAATCTTTTACTTGCGATAGTAACTGCTTTTGAAATAAAGGTACCTGTGGAAGAAGTCTTAGAAAGAGTCAAAGACATTCAAAGACCAAAACACAGGTTAGAGATTATAAGGGATGATACAATAACAGTTATTGATGATACATTCAATTCAAACCCAAAGGGCTTTAAAATGGCACTTGAATATTTAAAACTTTACAATGGAAGAAGAAAGATAGTTGTTACTCCAGGTTTTGTTGAACTCGGAGAAATTGAAGACGAGGAGCATTATAAACTTGGAAAAAGTCTTTCAAAATACGCCGACTATGTCTTTTTAGTTGGAAAAGATAGAACTAAGGAAATAAAAAAAGGACTCCTAGATTCTAATTTCCCAGAAGAAAGAATATTTGTAGTTGACACGCTTGAAGAAGTTACCGAAATTTTCAAAAAATTCTTAAAACAAGGTGATGTTGTTTTGTTTGAAAATGATCTTCCAGATAACTACATGTGA
- a CDS encoding alpha/beta fold hydrolase: MKKNVNGININFEITGKGKIVVFLHGWGGNLHSFYPITRLLDYQSVLIDLPGFGKSDIPNSTIDSFEYANYIQKLIEELKIDEAILVGHSFGGKVAAIIASNNPKWLKGLVLISSPGIKTKKKLKITIKIFFYKFLKKIISVFPKKEIILEKLKNKFGSEDFKRSTGTMREILKKVVNEDISDTIQSIKCKTLLIWGENDKDVPVSIGKKYNEKIRNSRLIIYKNAGHFPYIENFEKFLSDFNNFLSEVYKND, from the coding sequence ATGAAGAAAAATGTAAATGGTATAAACATAAATTTTGAAATAACTGGAAAGGGCAAAATTGTCGTTTTTCTTCATGGTTGGGGAGGTAACTTACACTCTTTTTACCCAATTACGAGGCTATTAGATTATCAATCAGTTTTAATTGATCTTCCAGGATTCGGGAAAAGTGACATTCCAAACTCTACTATTGACAGTTTTGAATATGCTAATTATATCCAGAAATTAATTGAAGAGCTAAAAATAGATGAAGCAATACTTGTTGGACATTCCTTTGGTGGAAAAGTAGCTGCAATTATAGCAAGTAATAACCCTAAATGGTTAAAAGGTCTTGTTTTAATTTCTTCTCCAGGGATAAAAACCAAAAAAAAATTAAAAATTACAATTAAAATTTTCTTCTACAAATTTTTAAAAAAGATTATCTCGGTTTTTCCTAAAAAAGAGATTATTTTAGAAAAACTCAAAAACAAATTTGGTTCAGAGGATTTCAAAAGATCAACTGGAACAATGAGAGAAATTTTAAAGAAAGTAGTAAACGAAGATATCTCAGATACAATTCAAAGTATAAAATGTAAAACTCTTTTGATATGGGGAGAAAATGATAAGGATGTTCCTGTTAGTATTGGAAAAAAATACAATGAAAAAATTAGAAATTCTCGACTTATAATCTACAAAAATGCTGGACATTTTCCTTACATTGAAAATTTCGAAAAGTTTTTAAGTGATTTCAATAACTTTCTGAGCGAGGTTTACAAAAATGACTAG
- a CDS encoding D-alanine--D-alanine ligase family protein produces MRKNVAVIFGSKSVEHEISIITANQILNAIDRNKYNVIPVYINKDGDWYTGSVLEKIENFKNLNLIEKKAKKINQFKKKNSKLLLKTNFKTYEIDLCILATHGTYGEDGSLQGFCEMFDIPYTGSGILSSAIAMDKVLTKLILKENNIPVVDFKYITKQDWDSSYDKFIETCEKELGYPMYIKPARLGSSIGISKVYSKEEFITSAEVAFSFDNKILVERSIENAKELNCAVLGYKQPIVSEIEEIIKQKEFFDFKEKYINKGKKFSNHKIPAELDENIKQEIIKLAVKTFKSLDCYGNIRIDFLYKDKIYVNEVNTIPGAMAFYLWQASGITFTHLIDNLINIAEKVYKDKKKKIYSIDTNILSIKVTK; encoded by the coding sequence ATGAGAAAAAACGTAGCTGTAATCTTTGGCTCAAAATCAGTTGAGCATGAGATTTCCATTATAACAGCAAATCAGATATTAAATGCAATTGATAGAAATAAATACAATGTAATACCTGTATACATTAATAAAGATGGGGATTGGTATACAGGTTCGGTACTTGAAAAAATAGAAAATTTTAAAAACTTAAACCTTATTGAAAAAAAGGCTAAAAAGATTAATCAATTTAAAAAGAAGAATTCTAAACTTTTGTTAAAAACCAACTTTAAAACATATGAAATCGATCTATGTATTCTCGCAACTCACGGAACGTACGGTGAAGATGGTTCGCTACAAGGATTTTGCGAAATGTTTGATATACCATATACTGGTTCTGGTATTCTTTCTTCAGCAATCGCAATGGATAAAGTACTAACTAAACTCATATTAAAAGAAAACAATATCCCCGTTGTTGACTTCAAATATATTACAAAACAAGATTGGGATTCTTCATATGATAAATTCATTGAAACATGTGAAAAAGAACTAGGATATCCTATGTACATTAAGCCTGCAAGGCTGGGATCAAGCATAGGAATATCAAAAGTATATTCAAAGGAAGAATTTATAACCTCGGCGGAAGTAGCTTTTTCTTTTGACAACAAAATACTTGTGGAAAGGTCCATCGAAAATGCAAAAGAATTAAATTGCGCAGTTTTAGGATATAAACAACCAATTGTCTCAGAAATTGAAGAAATTATAAAGCAAAAAGAATTTTTTGACTTCAAGGAAAAATATATTAACAAAGGGAAAAAATTTTCAAATCACAAAATTCCTGCAGAGCTTGATGAAAATATTAAACAGGAAATAATTAAGCTTGCAGTAAAAACTTTTAAATCCCTCGATTGTTATGGTAATATAAGAATAGACTTCTTGTATAAAGATAAAATTTACGTAAATGAAGTTAATACCATACCAGGCGCTATGGCTTTTTATCTTTGGCAAGCAAGTGGAATAACCTTTACACATTTAATTGATAATCTAATTAACATTGCAGAAAAAGTTTACAAAGACAAGAAAAAGAAAATTTATTCAATCGACACAAACATCTTATCAATTAAGGTGACAAAATGA
- a CDS encoding 5'-methylthioadenosine/S-adenosylhomocysteine nucleosidase codes for MIVITSVLKDEIIGAFRELLPVLQNGEILKRPFTRGLIGTNEVVLSYGFIGKVEAAMMAQALIDKFQPKYFIHCGSAGALNPERKIGEIICGTEYIEHDIYSRDMKCSKITASQSLVERICDVYDNIILGPITSGDVFVESEKEKEKIYNETLAEIVDMDSAAIAKVCYENGVEFCALKIIIDTSKEETRIEYQRNIKKLAPFPSAIVAEMLEKHLL; via the coding sequence ATGATTGTAATTACAAGCGTTCTAAAAGATGAAATTATCGGTGCTTTTAGGGAATTACTTCCTGTTCTTCAAAATGGGGAAATTTTAAAACGACCTTTTACTAGGGGACTTATTGGAACAAATGAAGTCGTTCTCTCTTACGGTTTCATTGGCAAAGTCGAAGCAGCTATGATGGCCCAAGCACTCATTGACAAATTTCAACCAAAATATTTTATTCACTGTGGATCTGCCGGTGCTTTAAACCCCGAAAGGAAAATTGGAGAAATAATTTGTGGAACAGAATACATAGAACACGATATATATTCTAGAGATATGAAATGTTCAAAAATAACTGCTTCACAAAGCCTTGTTGAACGCATTTGTGATGTATATGACAACATTATCCTTGGACCCATAACAAGTGGGGACGTTTTTGTGGAGTCTGAGAAAGAAAAAGAAAAAATATACAATGAAACTCTTGCAGAAATTGTGGATATGGACAGCGCAGCTATTGCAAAAGTTTGCTACGAAAACGGAGTTGAATTTTGTGCTCTAAAAATTATTATAGACACAAGTAAAGAAGAAACAAGAATCGAATATCAAAGAAACATCAAAAAACTCGCTCCGTTTCCTTCAGCAATTGTTGCAGAAATGCTTGAAAAGCATTTGTTATAA
- a CDS encoding GTPase — MSNVWYPGHINKAKRRIKEYLKAVDSILIVLDARAPLATTAFEIDIFKGKNILFVLNKSDIANNELTTKWLQTIGQTAPVISFNKNDSISKIKNFVLKNSKTKLNETRLLIAGVPNVGKSSIINKISGKRSAKTGATPGITRGVQWINLGKIKLLDTPGIVFAKLFNKDIAAKLLLVGSLPIENIDNYDIISRAFDIYKTEANVEEDFEDYITKFGLSRGFISKGGKCDFERSKNIFFKLLSEGKLGKFTYDKDFSMWIYK; from the coding sequence GTGAGTAATGTATGGTATCCTGGACACATAAATAAAGCCAAAAGGCGGATAAAAGAATATTTAAAAGCGGTTGACTCAATACTAATTGTGCTTGATGCACGTGCCCCACTTGCTACAACCGCTTTTGAAATAGATATATTCAAGGGGAAAAATATTTTATTTGTACTTAACAAATCCGATATTGCTAATAACGAGCTGACAACAAAGTGGCTCCAAACAATAGGTCAAACTGCTCCAGTAATTTCTTTCAACAAAAATGATTCAATTTCCAAAATTAAAAACTTTGTATTAAAAAACTCTAAAACTAAACTCAACGAAACACGTCTATTAATTGCCGGAGTACCAAATGTAGGAAAGTCTTCTATAATCAACAAAATTTCTGGTAAAAGAAGTGCAAAAACTGGTGCAACTCCAGGGATAACAAGGGGAGTTCAATGGATTAACCTTGGAAAAATAAAACTTCTTGATACTCCCGGCATAGTTTTTGCAAAACTTTTTAATAAGGATATTGCAGCAAAGCTATTACTTGTTGGTTCACTACCAATAGAAAATATAGATAATTATGATATAATTTCAAGGGCATTTGATATTTATAAAACTGAGGCTAACGTAGAGGAGGATTTTGAAGATTACATAACCAAATTTGGGCTCTCCAGGGGGTTTATATCAAAAGGCGGAAAATGTGATTTTGAAAGATCTAAAAATATTTTTTTCAAACTACTTTCCGAAGGAAAATTGGGGAAATTCACATATGATAAAGATTTTTCAATGTGGATTTATAAATAA
- the pyrH gene encoding UMP kinase: MYKKVLLKLSGEVLSGEGQKGFNLDNISYLIKELKQILEYGTNVGIVIGAGNLFRGREMSELSPTIADQIGMLGTVINALYLKDIFEKNGIRTVIVSQVTSLPSIRPIHYDDINLYFDAGYLVIFAGGTSNPFFTTDTAAALRAVEMKAEILIKGTKVPGVFDKDPKIYDDAKKYEKLTFDEAIEKNLKIMDTEAFSICKRYNMHIMVLDFFEKGNLLKAITGENVGTLVVPGDSK; this comes from the coding sequence ATGTATAAAAAGGTCTTACTTAAATTAAGTGGTGAGGTTTTAAGTGGTGAAGGTCAAAAAGGATTCAATCTTGACAACATATCGTACCTCATTAAAGAATTAAAACAAATTCTCGAATATGGTACCAATGTGGGCATCGTTATAGGTGCTGGAAACCTTTTTAGGGGGAGGGAAATGAGTGAACTATCTCCAACAATAGCCGATCAAATTGGAATGCTAGGAACGGTAATAAATGCACTTTATTTAAAAGATATTTTCGAAAAAAACGGTATAAGGACCGTTATTGTTTCACAAGTTACTAGTTTACCATCTATCCGTCCAATACATTATGATGATATAAACTTGTATTTTGATGCTGGATATCTTGTCATCTTCGCCGGTGGTACAAGTAATCCTTTCTTCACAACTGATACCGCAGCTGCATTGAGAGCTGTGGAAATGAAGGCAGAAATATTAATAAAAGGCACAAAAGTTCCAGGAGTATTTGATAAAGATCCTAAAATTTACGATGATGCTAAAAAGTATGAAAAGCTAACTTTTGATGAAGCAATTGAAAAAAATTTAAAAATCATGGATACTGAAGCTTTTTCTATCTGCAAAAGATACAATATGCATATAATGGTATTAGATTTCTTTGAAAAGGGAAACCTTTTAAAAGCAATAACAGGGGAAAATGTAGGTACTTTAGTTGTTCCAGGTGATTCAAAGTGA
- a CDS encoding PhoH family protein, producing the protein MKKNFILDTNVLIHDPQSIYAFQDNNVIIPLPVLEELDKLKKHSGSLGKYAREVIRELDSLRQHGKLSKGIKLKNGGTLKVLTLERNIPEKVDFLFEKYVDNWILVYTLHIMKNSKIPTFLVSKDINLRVKADALGIPSQDYLTDRSNLSNLNPGYFETSNIEHIDKKSLYPNVYLIDNNKYYRFDGENIFEIHKDIVVWKIKPRNKEQFFAMDAMLNDDIKLVSLIGMAGTGKTFISLACALQKTVIERKYEKIIVAKPLVALGGKDIGYLPGSFEEKMRPWMSPIYDNLEYLFKLSNINMKEFMKKDIIEIEALTYIRGRSIPNQFIIIDEAQNLTPHEIKTILTRAGENTKVVLLGDPYQIDTPYLDKDSNGLVYAATKFLNSKLSAHVVLVKGERSPLATEAANLL; encoded by the coding sequence ATGAAAAAAAACTTTATACTTGATACAAATGTTTTGATTCACGATCCTCAATCAATATATGCCTTTCAAGACAACAATGTAATTATCCCTTTACCCGTTCTTGAAGAATTGGACAAATTAAAAAAACATTCAGGTAGTTTAGGAAAATACGCAAGAGAAGTTATAAGAGAATTGGACAGTCTTAGACAACACGGAAAATTATCAAAAGGTATTAAACTAAAAAATGGAGGAACTTTAAAAGTTTTAACCCTTGAAAGAAATATTCCAGAGAAAGTAGACTTCTTATTTGAAAAATATGTTGACAATTGGATTCTCGTTTATACGCTCCACATAATGAAAAATTCTAAAATTCCCACCTTTCTTGTATCAAAAGACATAAATTTAAGAGTTAAAGCAGATGCATTAGGAATACCCTCCCAAGATTATTTAACCGACAGATCTAACCTCTCAAATCTAAATCCCGGATACTTTGAAACATCAAACATAGAGCATATAGATAAAAAATCTTTGTATCCTAATGTTTATTTGATAGACAATAATAAGTACTATAGATTTGATGGAGAAAATATTTTCGAAATTCATAAAGACATTGTAGTGTGGAAAATAAAACCAAGAAACAAAGAACAATTTTTTGCAATGGATGCAATGTTAAATGATGATATAAAACTTGTTTCATTAATAGGTATGGCAGGAACAGGTAAAACATTTATTTCACTTGCATGTGCCCTTCAAAAAACTGTGATAGAAAGAAAATATGAAAAAATAATTGTTGCAAAACCATTAGTAGCTCTTGGTGGAAAAGACATTGGATACCTTCCTGGAAGCTTCGAAGAAAAAATGCGTCCATGGATGTCACCAATATACGATAACTTAGAATATTTGTTTAAACTCTCGAACATCAATATGAAAGAATTTATGAAAAAAGATATCATAGAAATTGAAGCGTTAACGTACATACGTGGAAGATCTATTCCAAATCAATTTATCATAATTGACGAAGCCCAAAATTTAACACCCCATGAAATAAAAACTATATTAACAAGAGCAGGAGAAAATACAAAAGTAGTTCTCCTTGGTGATCCATATCAAATTGATACACCTTACTTAGATAAGGATAGCAATGGACTTGTATATGCAGCTACCAAATTTTTAAATAGTAAATTATCTGCACACGTTGTCCTAGTCAAAGGTGAAAGATCTCCACTTGCAACTGAAGCAGCAAATTTACTTTAA
- a CDS encoding 3'-5' exonuclease: protein MQDENVYCVMDTETTGLNPFFGDRIVEIAIVPVYKNKIIEKWIYHSLVNPHIKIPALTQKIHGISNTEIENAPSIENVVSNIRAYAKDTIFVMHNAYFDLSFIDFATKEIGEFPINFRYIDTLEMCQVIYGKKRSLESLINEFKIGTKVPHRALDDALLTAKVFIKLTEKIGSENLSEFIRKWGGKP, encoded by the coding sequence GTGCAAGATGAAAATGTATACTGCGTTATGGACACAGAAACTACTGGATTAAACCCCTTTTTTGGTGATAGAATTGTTGAAATTGCAATTGTTCCAGTGTATAAAAATAAAATAATTGAAAAGTGGATATATCACTCTCTTGTAAATCCCCATATAAAAATCCCTGCATTAACTCAAAAAATACACGGCATCTCAAACACAGAAATTGAAAATGCACCAAGCATTGAAAATGTTGTATCAAACATTAGGGCATATGCAAAGGATACAATTTTTGTGATGCATAATGCATATTTCGATTTATCTTTTATAGACTTTGCAACGAAAGAAATAGGAGAATTTCCTATTAATTTTAGATACATTGATACTTTAGAAATGTGTCAGGTAATATATGGCAAAAAGAGATCTTTGGAAAGCTTGATAAACGAATTTAAGATAGGAACTAAAGTTCCTCATAGAGCACTAGATGATGCTTTACTTACCGCTAAGGTCTTTATAAAACTTACAGAAAAAATTGGAAGTGAAAATTTATCAGAATTTATCAGAAAGTGGGGTGGAAAACCATGA
- a CDS encoding lytic transglycosylase domain-containing protein, which translates to MKKLFFILILLPSLLFGLLNDPINFLTETKPGMQIQFYTNGGKISIYYPIIYKIVSFDTFTETMRYPNIIKGLAYIESGFNIHALSYVGAMGIAQFKPDTAKDFGVVNAWNPFQALLGADRMLRFYYEKYGDISTALAIYNVGETNFNKDKEMKKKGLEYAEKVIAASKKISENISLLDRGVYYLQAGFVNNLDGINITLEVGTIFDILGQLYFDISPKLITQLSSGTNFVFELTEKTYIKLDHFNSIVFGYNLGYNNEGMYNGPIVGYSYFKPIGYSFEAYYDFSKPIDIKNISIKIGYGQKDWRVSFGFDSDFKSFYVDLKF; encoded by the coding sequence ATGAAAAAATTGTTTTTTATACTTATACTGCTTCCATCCTTACTGTTCGGTTTACTAAACGACCCAATAAATTTTTTAACCGAAACAAAACCTGGTATGCAAATTCAATTTTATACTAATGGAGGAAAAATTTCCATATATTACCCAATTATTTACAAAATTGTTTCATTCGATACATTTACTGAAACAATGAGATATCCAAATATCATTAAAGGCCTTGCATACATTGAATCTGGTTTCAACATTCATGCTTTATCTTACGTTGGTGCTATGGGAATTGCACAATTCAAACCAGACACAGCAAAAGACTTTGGTGTTGTAAATGCTTGGAATCCATTTCAAGCACTACTTGGAGCTGACCGTATGTTAAGATTTTACTATGAAAAGTATGGTGATATTTCAACTGCTCTTGCAATTTATAACGTAGGTGAAACAAATTTTAATAAAGATAAAGAAATGAAAAAGAAAGGCTTGGAATACGCTGAGAAAGTAATTGCAGCTTCAAAAAAAATAAGTGAAAATATTTCACTTTTAGACAGAGGAGTATATTATTTACAGGCCGGGTTTGTTAATAATCTTGATGGTATAAATATAACATTAGAAGTTGGAACAATCTTTGATATTTTAGGTCAACTATATTTTGATATATCTCCAAAACTAATAACCCAGTTATCTTCAGGTACTAATTTTGTCTTTGAACTTACAGAAAAAACATATATTAAACTTGATCATTTTAATTCAATTGTATTTGGATATAATTTGGGGTATAATAATGAAGGTATGTACAACGGCCCAATTGTTGGGTATTCATATTTTAAACCAATTGGTTATTCTTTTGAAGCATATTATGACTTTTCTAAACCTATAGATATTAAAAACATTTCTATAAAAATTGGATACGGTCAAAAAGATTGGAGAGTAAGTTTTGGTTTCGACTCGGATTTTAAAAGCTTTTATGTTGATTTAAAATTCTAA
- a CDS encoding YceD family protein, with protein sequence MDWKVKVKDVIANKRMKLEGFYEREYMDFHTGTYKVIEGKFYVKISLVYSDGTIIVGGFVKGKVERPCDRCLELSILEINGTIEGIYDLKNEPNFKDSEMENLKNVIYYKGDVIDLEDRIIEALVVSAPDVFLCKEDCKGLCPFCGENLNKNPGHKCPEKERFEEEFVDVRFKKLMKLKDELKNNNNN encoded by the coding sequence ATGGATTGGAAAGTAAAGGTAAAAGATGTAATTGCTAACAAGAGAATGAAATTGGAAGGTTTTTATGAAAGAGAATATATGGATTTTCATACAGGAACCTACAAAGTAATTGAAGGTAAGTTTTATGTTAAAATTTCTTTAGTATACTCAGATGGAACAATAATTGTAGGTGGATTTGTTAAAGGAAAAGTCGAAAGACCCTGTGATAGGTGTCTTGAGTTATCTATATTAGAAATAAATGGAACAATCGAAGGAATATACGACTTGAAAAATGAACCAAATTTTAAAGATTCTGAAATGGAAAATTTAAAAAATGTGATATACTATAAAGGCGACGTGATAGATTTAGAAGATAGAATAATTGAAGCGCTGGTTGTAAGTGCACCAGATGTATTTCTTTGTAAAGAAGATTGTAAAGGATTGTGCCCGTTTTGTGGAGAAAATTTGAATAAAAATCCTGGGCACAAATGTCCTGAAAAAGAAAGATTTGAAGAAGAATTTGTAGATGTTAGGTTTAAAAAGTTAATGAAATTAAAAGATGAATTGAAAAACAACAACAATAATTAA
- the rpmF gene encoding 50S ribosomal protein L32, translating into MAVPKQKRSRSRTHHKRAKIYKAFSVPVSVCPNCGAPKLPHRVCLSCGYYGKKQVFEVAQ; encoded by the coding sequence ATGGCAGTTCCAAAACAAAAAAGGTCAAGAAGTAGAACACATCACAAAAGAGCAAAAATTTACAAAGCATTTTCTGTGCCAGTATCAGTTTGTCCAAATTGCGGTGCGCCAAAACTTCCCCATAGAGTATGTTTGAGTTGCGGGTACTACGGTAAAAAACAGGTGTTTGAAGTCGCACAATAA
- the plsX gene encoding phosphate acyltransferase PlsX, with translation MRKIAIDIMGGDNAPAEILAGALSFAKDNPEVKLYLVGLEENFKDIDIPSNCEKVITNDFLPMDIKPTEAVRRRNSTMYLSCKLVKDGIADGVVSAGNTGALLACATFVVGRIKGIDRPTLAVPIPSSNGFCVMADAGANIDVKPSNLLQFGIMAVEYAKILGKENPKIGLLNVGTEDNKGTEREKEAFAMLKNVFKDQFIGNIEGNDINTGKVDVVIADGFAGNVAMKTMEGVAKLITGLIKNETKKNIVSILGALLMKPVFNKLKEKVDPRKYGGTFFIGVKGVVVKAHGNSDRIAIYNALKVASKGIEEELPEKIRGAIENVWNSRNSRN, from the coding sequence ATGAGAAAGATAGCAATTGATATAATGGGAGGAGACAATGCGCCAGCGGAAATACTTGCTGGCGCCCTTTCTTTTGCAAAAGATAACCCTGAAGTAAAACTTTATTTGGTGGGGCTAGAAGAAAATTTCAAAGATATTGATATACCATCTAATTGTGAAAAGGTTATAACAAATGATTTTTTGCCAATGGATATAAAGCCAACTGAAGCAGTAAGAAGACGCAATAGCACAATGTATTTGAGCTGTAAATTGGTGAAAGATGGAATAGCCGATGGAGTTGTAAGTGCAGGTAATACAGGTGCTTTACTTGCTTGTGCAACTTTTGTAGTTGGAAGAATTAAGGGAATAGATAGGCCAACACTTGCCGTTCCGATACCTTCATCAAATGGTTTTTGTGTTATGGCAGATGCCGGTGCTAATATTGATGTTAAGCCTTCAAATTTACTTCAATTTGGAATTATGGCTGTAGAGTATGCTAAAATACTGGGAAAAGAAAATCCTAAGATTGGGCTTTTAAACGTTGGAACGGAAGATAATAAAGGGACCGAAAGAGAAAAAGAAGCTTTTGCAATGTTAAAGAATGTTTTTAAGGACCAGTTTATAGGAAACATTGAAGGAAATGATATAAATACGGGAAAAGTTGACGTAGTTATTGCAGACGGTTTTGCTGGAAATGTTGCAATGAAAACCATGGAAGGTGTTGCAAAACTTATAACTGGTCTTATTAAAAATGAAACGAAGAAGAATATCGTAAGTATTTTAGGTGCACTTTTGATGAAGCCTGTATTTAATAAACTGAAGGAAAAGGTGGACCCGAGAAAATACGGAGGTACGTTCTTTATAGGTGTAAAAGGTGTGGTAGTAAAAGCACATGGTAATTCTGATAGAATAGCTATTTATAATGCTTTAAAAGTTGCTAGTAAGGGTATTGAAGAGGAACTTCCGGAGAAAATAAGGGGGGCCATTGAAAATGTGTGGAATAGTAGGAATAGTAGGAACTGA